A single Carassius carassius chromosome 3, fCarCar2.1, whole genome shotgun sequence DNA region contains:
- the LOC132127495 gene encoding zinc finger protein 219-like has translation MDSPPESMLALSCESPLFPPSMPSLDHSPQFLPQSPQSTPSSPQTELYAPVSPCPLPEASLQDEEEDEELSMPPSPTPAVALFPGELELGSPSSDSSPPATPLTHFPGFGALEQAISSGQSTTCDGELDLQLFNNEGMAVPGGTSSGPGLRFPCHVCGKRFRFQSILSLHARAHSLDRERRALAPYRTTHAKLQQNHVGNSVIQNLNNREPGLKLSPLSGSLQKSMDEDMVPEEPLQTASSPQFLFEGTTALTPPLTEEAPISTSLSTLGQAHLEDNTPSTAASAFRCHACKGKFRTASELARHVRILHNPYKCTMCPFSASQEESLAAHLQESHPPEDPATETVFPSLPITAPTETPPSQIPVVPAFKCETCGQRFTQSWFLKGHMRKHKDSLDHKCQVCGRGFKEPWFLKNHMKVHLNKLGLKAGLGNLGPAGNEQSKGPASTQVLGALYSNLLLARSMTSGSVSGSRTERSNASAGSSKSSILGYLGLPKDNNNGSCMERLQAVAQVAEMGNGGGRGGDAADGADQAAMWQLVARSLVAAQHNQQQQQQRSHSHHELPPSRGTVSGEAKQIRAYLGGLGSREELEGSSPPWECPDCGKLFRSLQQVVAHSRVHVKKPQKVQSPRGGMSREEDIINRVSGAQATGGVGGGQRASDDEGRQEGKPSGVGTAGSFHSVISHLSGQNGLKGSSSSTSSPRERVRGTGTKDCPYCGKAFRSSHHLKVHLRVHTGERPYKCPHCDYAGTQSGSLKYHLQRHHREQRNAMATTTNFPSPSLPSLTGCPREGVKKRRHSSMSQSSFGRVPGGAPSSRQSWAASPPEKKEGTTASGRHREGDVESQYLSLSGMMGTLFAGGLEPSCIGEVPPPKMPKVSRRKPLTTSRMMSANGYQGGIQSNGSHEGGFEPLDLSRRPLQDEVSSSVGGPSGISKGGNDILNQCVFCPFRTSSVELMAMHLQVNHTSKSRRKRGASLASTNHSPKITLAGSDRDPLALWKFLGAEDGVASPEDWVSSKTRAENGVSPENGDTEDSFELTLGTVGHVGEKGLKMREELDEEDEQVDEEEDDLEGNGSFGSVPQKQSRRGGSVSSDLAADDLPKEEEGILGN, from the exons ATGGATTCCCCACCAGAGAGTATGCTGGCTCTTTCCTGTGAGTCCCCATTGTTTCCTCCCTCCATGCCATCCCTGGACCACAGTCCCCAATTCCTACCCCAGAGTCCTCAATCTACCCCTTCTAGCCCTCAAACTGAACTCTATGCCCCAGTCTCACCTTGCCCCCTTCCAGAGGCCAGCCTCCaagatgaagaggaggatgaggagctGTCAATGCCCCCTTCACCCACCCCAGCGGTGGCGCTGTTTCCTGGTGAATTGGAGCTTGGTAGTCCCTCATCAGACAGCAGCCCCCCAGCCACACCATTAACACATTTTCCTGGTTTTGGAGCTCTGGAACAGGCCATCTCCTCTGGTCAAAGTACCACCTGTGATGGTGAGTTGGATCTTCAGCTTTTCAACAATGAAGGCATGGCTGTCCCCGGAGGGACAAGCTCTGGGCCTGGCCTAAGGTTCCCGTGCCATGTGTGTGGAAAGAGGTTCCGCTTCCAGAGTATTTTGTCCCTGCATGCTCGGGCACACAGTTTAGACAGGGAGCGTCGTGCTTTAGCTCCCTACCGAACCACACATGCTAAACTGCAGCAGAACCATGTGGGCAACAGTGTAATCCAGAATCTCAATAACAGAGAGCCTGGTCTGAAACTGAGTCCATTATCTGGGTCATTACAAAAGAGTATGGATGAGGACATGGTTCCAGAGGAGCCTCTTCAAACTGCTAGCAGCCCTCAGTTCCTTTTTGAAGGAACCACAGCCCTGACTCCACCTCTAACAGAGGAAGCACCAATCTCAACCTCCTTGTCTACACTTGGCCAAGCCCACTTGGAAGATAACACCCCCTCCACAGCTGCTTCTGCCTTCCGGTGTCATGCCTGTAAGGGTAAGTTCCGTACAGCTTCAGAGCTGGCACGTCATGTGCGGATCCTCCACAACCCCTACAAATGTACAATGTGTCCCTTCTCAGCCAGTCAGGAGGAAAGCCTGGCTGCCCATCTGCAGGAGAGCCACCCACCTGAGGATCCTGCCACTGAAACGGTTTTCCCTTCTCTTCCTATAACAGCACCAACTGAGACTCCTCCCTCACAAATACCAGTTGTTCCAGCTTTCAAATGCGAGACGTGCGGGCAGCGTTTTACTCAGTCCTGGTTTTTAAAGGGACACATGCGGAAGCACAAGGACTCATTGGATCACAAGTGCCAGGTTTGTGGCCGTGGCTTCAAGGAACCCTGGTTCCTAAAGAATCATATGAAGGTGCATCTCAACAAACTGGGCCTCAAAGCTGGATTGGGAAATCTGGGGCCAGCTGGAAATGAGCAATCTAAAGGTCCTGCAAGCACACAAGTGTTGGGGGCCCTGTATTCTAACTTGCTCCTGGCTCGCAGTATGACCAGTGGTAGTGTTTCAGGAAGTCGCACAGAGAGGTCAAATGCCAGTGCAGGCTCAAGCAAATCCTCTATATTGGGTTATTTGGGCTTacccaaagacaacaacaatggAAGCTGCATGGAGCGCCTTCAGGCAGTAGCACAGGTTGCAGAAATGGGTAATGGTGGAGGACGGGGAGGTGACGCAGCAGACGGAGCGGACCAGGCAGCCATGTGGCAGCTGGTTGCTCGCAGTCTGGTAGCAGCACAGCACAAccaacagcaacagcagcagcgaTCTCATTCACACCATGAGCTTCCTCCCTCACGAGGCACAGTCTCTGGGGAAGCCAAGCAGATTAGGGCCTACCTGGGTGGGTTGGGTTCTAGAGAGGAATTGGAGGGATCTAGTCCACCTTGGGAGTGTCCAGATTGCGGCAAGCTGTTCAGAAGCCTTCAGCAGGTGGTTGCTCATTCCCGTGTCCATGTCAAGAAACCACAGAAAGTTCAAAGTCCCCGAGGGGGCATGTCCAGGGAAGAGGACATTATAAACAGAGTGAGTGGAGCTCAGGCAACAGGTGGAgtaggaggaggacaaagagcTAGTGACGATGAAGGAAGGCAGGAGGGGAAGCCATCAGGAGTCGGGACAGCTGGGAGCTTCCATTCTGTCATATCACATCTTTCTG GTCAGAATGGTCTGAAGGGATCATCCTCTTCCACTTCATCTCCAAGGGAGCGTGTTCGGGGAACAGGGACGAAGGATTGCCCCTACTGTGGTAAAGCCTTCCGGTCTTCCCATCACCTTAAAGTGCACCTTCGTGTACACACAG GTGAGAGACCATACAAATGCCCACACTGTGACTATGCTGGCACCCAGTCTGGCTCTCTCAAGTACCACCTTCAGCGTCATCATCGTGAGCAAAGGAATGCTATGGCAACCACCACAAATTTCCCATCACCAAGCCTCCCCTCTCTGACTGGCTGTCCTCGTGAAGGGGTGAAAAAGCGGCGTCACTCCTCCATGTCCCAGTCTTCTTTTGGGAGGGTTCCTGGAGGGGCTCCTTCTTCAAGGCAGTCATGGGCTGCAAGCCCGCCAGAGAAGAAGGAGGGCACTACTGCATCTGGACGCCACAGAGAGGGAGACGTGGAGAGTCAGTATCTCAGTCTGTCGGGGATGATGGGTACACTCTTTGCTGGCGGTCTAGAACCAAGTTGTATTGGAGAGGTGCCACCTCCGAAAATGCCCAAAGTGTCTCGACGGAAACCCCTTACTACAAGCCGCATGATGTCAGCAAATGGTTACCAGGGCGGGATTCAGTCCAATGGGTCCCACGAAGGAGGCTTTGAACCTCTGGACCTTTCCCGCCGCCCTTTACAAGATGAAGTGAGTAGTTCTGTAGGTGGACCATCAGGTATCTCTAAAGGAGGGAATGACATTCTCAATCAATGTGTCTTCTGTCCCTTCCGGACCTCTTCCGTTGAGCTTATGGCCATGCACCTTCAGGTTAATCACACCAGCAAGTCTCGTCGCAAGAGAGGAGCCTCTCTCGCTTCCACCAATCATTCTCCAAAAATAACTTTGGCCGGGTCAGACCGCGATCCTCTGGCTCTGTGGAAGTTCCTCGGTGCAGAGGACGGAGTAGCTTCTCCTGAGGATTGGGTCTCGTCAAAAACAAGAGCTGAGAATGGAGTCAGCCCAGAGAACGGGGACACAGAGGATAGTTTTGAACTGACCCTTGGAACTGTGGGACATGTCGGTGAGAAGGGACTTAAAATGAGAGAGGAGCTGGACGAGGAAGATGAGCAAGttgatgaagaggaggatgacCTGGAAGGAAATGGGAGCTTTGGAAGTGTACCCCAGAAGCAGAGCAGAAGGGGTGGGTCTGTTTCATCAGACCTCGCTGCTGATGATCTGCCCAAGGAGGAGGAAGGCATCTTGGGGAATTAA